The following is a genomic window from Garra rufa chromosome 4, GarRuf1.0, whole genome shotgun sequence.
CGTCTGTACTGGAGGAAAATACAAAGCTGTCAAGTCTTGTCTGGTGTGTCTGAACTCCTATTGTCAAAATCATCTTGAACAACATGAGAATTTCTTTAAAGGAAAGAAACACAATTTAACTGAAGCCACTGGACGACTGCAAGAGATGATCTGCCGTGAACATGACAAACAACTAGAAATGTACTGTATCACTGACCAACAATGTATTTGTGTTCTGTGTATGAAATATGAGCATAAAGACCACAACACTGCATCAGCTGCAGCACAGAGAACAGAGAAACAGGTATTTAAAACTAGAACCTGACAATATGTTACTTGACACTTTAGGCCCGTGTTTATGTTGGCACCCATATTAACAGGTTACAGCATTTACACCGCACATGTCAGCAGAAATGAATGAACAGCATCTGCAAGAATAGCTTCACCGCCAAGCATGTTTGCTGAAAATACATACAGTATCAACACTATAATCAACACTATATTTCAACACAAACTTTCATAAAATAAACCTTGATTAATCAACATAAAATGTGGTATGATGTATTCACCTTTTATTTCACAAACACATCTGTCAGGCAGAAGGCAAGTTAAACAGTGACATACACAAACACGTTCTATTCAGTAAATCTAAATTCAGATGATTTCAGTAATTTGTAGCTTCACTTTGGGCATTGGGGATTCTGTGTAAATTAATCATGATTTTTTGATCTAAAGATAAGTATCACAGTGATCAATTTAATACTCGGTGTACTGATCCATTAGTCAGTTTATTTTCTGTCTAGAGCTGCAGCTTAACTAAGcagaacacacaaacacacacacatgaaattaattacatttataggGGATTTTGACAATCACTGTTTTATGGCTGATCAACTAAATCACCCACTGGTCAATTTAACTGGCCAAATAAACTCTGCAATGGACGTTACTAACTAAAGTATTGCGAAAACACATTGTGAATTCCGACAGTTTACTCTGTGAATTAAATCTGTTTGGGGTTCCCTTCAGTGGCATAATTTGCTGAAAGATGGTTACCCATGCAGGTTTGTTGATTTGCTGGTAAGCTGGTGTCGTTGCGAGTGACATCTTGGGAAACCAATCACAATGGGTGATTCCCAAGATGGTGTATGGAGTAGGTTTGCGAGGAGTCATGGATAGATTCTGAGATTTTTAAAATAGATTGCGATTGTATCTGGATTCGAtactgagcttagtttttaacagcagatggtgcTCTGATCTAATTTTTAACCGCACACTCAAATGCTCACGAAGAAGAGCCCTGAAGAACATCATGTAATTCATGTAATTGCACAGCTTAAAATGCTTTTATGATGCAATATAAATGTAAACAGAGATTTCAAACTTTTTGAAtaattattttaggttcaagtatGTGTTACGAACTGAACGAGTACAGCTGTTttaaagcatgcagtgccatctgctgttaaaatctaaACTGCTATGCTAATTGCTATGTATTCGAATCAATGCAGAATCATTTATCGTTTCATTTATGTATGCTGGTTGAAGTTTTTGAGGTGGGCATAATTTAAGTTGAAACACGAGGCTCTTAATGGaaaagaaagcaaaaaataagTAAACGAAAGAAAAGGAAATAAAGGTTAGACAAGACTAGATGGCCTATCTTACCCATGATGGTAGATGAGCAGCAGGCATGCAGTAAGCCTACTCAAAGTAAGATTACTCATAATTTTACTTGTGATAGTCATTTCCTATTATTGGTTTGTCCTCCAGATGCAGGTGAAGGAGATGCAAAGAAGGTtccagcagagaatccagcagagagagaaagatctTCAGCAGCTGAGACAGTCTCtggagtctcataaggtgagtcAGAAGAAGaaaagtttgtctcagtctcAGTTCAGACCTATTTTAGTCCCACCATAGCACACTTTGTGACTGTCATGTGTGTCCAAACAGCACTGTGCACAGAAAGCAGTTAAGGACAGTGAAAGGATATTTACTGAGCTTATCGACTCCATTGAGAAAAGACGCTCAGATGTGATACAGCAGATCAGAAATCAGGACAAGGCTGCAATCAGTCGAGCTAAAGAACGACTGGCGCGACTGAAGCAGGATATTAATGATCTGAGGAGGAGAAACACTGAGCTGGAACAGCTTTCACAAACACAGGATCACATCCATTTCCTGCAGGTAACAGAGATCTAGAAGAACAGGATCACAGTTCCTGCTGTGTTAGGGGACTCACTGAGAAACATTATAATAAGCAATTGACTACAATGCTGTCAGAAATTCAGTGTAATTTGTTAGTTTATTATGTAATCATCAGTCGGATAACATCTGATCACATTTTTAAAAAGAGATACAGTTACAAATATATTTCAGCTCTAAATATCTCTTAGGAATAATTTTGCTGAGTTTTTTCTTTGGAAATATGTATTTAGCAGACAGATGTCAATAGCGCCAGTTTACAAATTaactaacatttaaatattttaacctAATTTCTTCTTCTGATTCCACTAAAATTAGTGAACTTGAATGTACCAATTTTGAGCAACATTCCTCAAAAAATTTTCAAACCTGATGAAATTTTTATTTGCCCCTAACACATTTATGAATTTGTTTCATGAAGATCCCAAACATAAATTATCATCCAAACTATTTTCTAGAAGGTGGTAATGTGGTAAATACTAGAACTTGTAGCTCTAACAAAAAATGTGTTCCAATAACGTTTTGTTAACATTCCCACTAagttatgaaaatgttatttctgaatgttttgtaAACGTTCAAAccatccagtttttttttttttttttttcatgtttgagGAACATTATAATCTACCATTGTCACAATGTGTTGAGAACCTTATATTTGATTGTTTtctgtttggaaaaaaaaacatattttttgtcaTGAGAAAGCTTTTTACTGATTATACAAACGCTGGACAAACATTCCCACTTATCTATTATTCCTGTTATGTGCAGACGTTACAGGAACAGCCTAAACTACCATAACGAACAATCTTATATTTCTAAAATCTTTTTCTATCAACATTATGATGAAGTTTTTTAATTACATATGCTGTAAGaaagttttattttaacatgacgAGAACAATCAAGAACAAATTCCATTTAGCAGacggtttattttatttattttttcgctttttttatttattacttcacaaggatggtctgagaattttttttacatgacTCAATAACTTGTGCATATATTAGCTTGTTCTCACCATGAATATAGCCATAGATGGGGTTaagaagaaacaaacaaacaaaaggacaTTCAGAGATACAAATTTCATCAAAAGGATATTTTGAGAATTTAGTTATAAGAAcattttctcttaccattacgagaacctcaatggtgtacaaataacatcaaaagaatgttCTAAGAATGTTATCAGAACGTTTTCTTTTAACAAAGAACCTGGAtaatgtacaaataacatcaaaaaagGTCCCGAGACTgttgttctaagaatgttttcttttacttttatgagaaCCTCAATCacgtacaaataacatcaaaagaacattctGAGAATGTTGTTCAGAACGTTTTCTTTTAACATTACAAGAACCTCCATCGtatacaaataacaaaaaatgttgttctaagaatgttttctTTTACTATTATGAGAACCTCAATTGTGTACAAATGACATCAAAAGAATGTTCCGAGACTGTTGTTTGAAGAAtgttttctcttaccattacaAGAACCACAATCGTGTACATATAACATCAAAAGAACTTTTACAGAATGTTGTTATAAGAATGTTTTCTCTTAACGTTATGAAAATTAATAACGTTATTGGAACACACTCTAAAAAAGTTAATGAAAGTTGTACGAATGTTCCTTGTTAGCTGGGAATGTGATAAATATAATGAATATGAGATGAATGTAGCTGATGCTGTGAAAGTCCTTGATGGAGATGATTTACTAAAGATAAGTCAACAAATGATTCTCACAAATCTGATAGTAGTGCAGATTATTGGTTAAATTAGGTTTTTGTGTAATAAattttgatttctgttttctgtagagTTTCCGGTCTCTCTCCGCAGCTCCTGAATCAACAGATGTAAATGACAATCCCTTAATTTCTCTCTTCCCTTTTGATGTCCTGAGAGAATCTGTCAGTCAGCTAAGAGACAAACTGGAGGATTTCTGCAAAGAGGAATTTAAAAAGATCTCTGACAGAGGTAAAGTCTTGGAGATTATTCTGCTATCAAAAATGAGTCTTCCATCATGACATATCATGTAGAACTTCATattattcagttatttatttaatgcacatacttccattcaaatgtctttgctatttttgcacattgtctgtcttgtgtacttgtatattgttctttttataatatgtatcgtcttgtcgctgtcattctgtagcactgtggagcttctgtcactaaaacaaattcctagtatgtgtaaacatacctggcaataaagctcattctgattctgattctgattctgattctgattctgatattaGAAATGCAGGACCATTTTCTCTTGATATAAGAATCACACTGTTCGTATCTGTTGATTTCCACAGGCACATTCACTAGTGTTGTTCCCAGGACCAGGAATGActtcctacaatgtaagtcactatgaaaacaagcagaaaaacgTGTAAATTATAATTTGCATGTATATCTGGTAATCTGTACTGAGACACTGTTGATACATTGAACATGAACAGCTCATATACAATAAAAGTCCAAACAGATCCATAATTACTGATTACTGATGTGTTTTATCTTGATCAGATTCCCATCAGCTCACTCTGGATACAAAGACACTGAATAAATTCCTCCGTCTGTCTGAGAGGAACAGAGTGATTGAATATATTGTCACAGAGCAGCCATATCCCGATCATCCAGGCAGATTTGATTACTATCGTCAGGTGCTGTGTAGAGAAAGTGTGTGTGgccgctgttactgggagattgagtggagtggaTATGTggatatatcagtgtcatataagagcatcagcaggaagggacgGGATGATGAGAACTGGTTTGGACATAATGATCAGTCGTGGAGTTTGTTCTGTTCTCCCTCCAGTTACTCATTCAGACACAATAACATAAAGACTGATCTCCCTGTAAAGCCCATCAGCAGcagaataggagtgtatgtggatcacagtgcaggaacgctgtccttctacagcgtctctgacacaatgagcctcatccacacagtccagaccacattcactcagccgctctatcctgggtttaggGTTGATTATTATGAatcatcagtgaaactgtgttgatgaatcagaATAAAATATAGAGAGAATCTACCCATAAAGCTTTGAGCTGCATGATAAATTAGTATCAGTGAGATGTTATCGTccgttaattaaataaatacagcaaatAAACTTTTGTCACTTAAATAACAgaataaatgtgtaataaatcCTCATATAGACAGTAAGATCAGTGTCCTGCTGAGTAATCATGTATACGTATCTGTGCTTTTCTCAACCTACACTGGGGTTTTATTGTAGTGTCTCATCAATCgtttgtattattaatattgaaaTTCAATATTCCCTTCAATTGTATTTTTCACAAATATGATtcaataagaacatgtaattcttATAttttatcattcatttgatttgtgcagaaataataaaacaacaacaaatcaaCTTGACATTGGATTTTAACCCTTATATTCATTGGATGTTTCGCCACTCATTAAATTTTCAGGTCTTTAGCGACCTGGACCTATACAACATGGATGGATCTCTAAATGCTGCGACAACAAAAACTCTCctgatattttaaaaacaattacaaaagaataaaataaagcatgttTAGTTACCTTTTTAAACTTTGAAGGGTTTAAATTTGAGCAAATGATTCAGATCGCACTTCCCCAGTACATTAGAATCTAGCTTGTATTTGCTGCCTCTTTCATGACACTTTTCCTCTCCTGGAAGCCTCTTCTGTCTTCACTGACTCATTCCGCCACTATATACTTCAAGACCTTAAAAcgtgtgaccctggatcacaaaaccagtcataatggtcagttttgttttttacattttttttaaacctgaaagctgaataaataagcttgtcaaaatcaaaatattgagaaaaccacctttaaagttgtcaaaaaaaaagttcttagcaatgcatataactaatcaaaaattaagttttaatatatttacggttgaaaatgtacaaaatatcttcatgaaacatgatctttatttaatatcctaatgatttttggcataaaagaaaaataattaaaataattttgactcatacaatgcatttttggctattgctacaattctacccatgctacttaagactttgtggctttgtggtccaaggtcacatttaagCATTAAAAATAACACAGCAGGGATCTCCAACACTGAGAGCTACCTTCACGTAGACCTCAATTAAACATCTCTAATTTTTTCAAGTAAACCTGAACATCTTGATACGCAGGTTTAGATGTGTTTGATTCAGGATTTTAAATAACTCTGCTGGAGGGTAGCTCTTCAGGAGAAGGGTTCAAGTCTTCTGCTGTACAGAAGGATTttctgataaaataaaataccatgTACTGTGAAAAGTGTTGTATTAATAAAATGCATTGACTTGAAAAAGTACATGACTTGAAATGTACAGATATAGCCATTACCTTACTGTCTTGGCTGAATAACTCAGTGAAGGAATCACCTTATAGTATCTTCACTCCCTCAGTGCCCCACCTCTTGATTCACTGGGAGAACTCTTGCAATATCCCTCCAACATGCTTCCTTCCGATCTTAAATTTAGTCAAAGTATCATACATTTCAGGTCTCTTCTCCACCTCAATTATAAGTCTTGTCTCtttaatttttctaaattaaattcTGCTGTACAGTTCATTGTTGActcagtgatgtcatcatccagTTCAATTCTGTTCTCTTCCATTAGTGTCTGCAATAAAGTTAACAATACTGTCAAAaattaagtgtccccaactaagcaagccaaagGTGGCACTGGTAAGGAACCCAAACTCTGGTGAGAGAAATGGACCAAACAAAAATCTTGGGAAAAAACAGGCTCAGTCAGGGGGCCAGTTTTCCCCTGGCCAGACGAAACAAGAATGGTGTGGTTTAATTCCAGGCTACAACACATGTCAGATTGAGCAGAGGACACTTCTGGTTCCTGTAGTGACtacagtgaccatctgatctgtaTATGGACTGGATCCAGGTAACTATGGTGGCCTCAAAATTAGAATGAAACAGATGATGATAATGTAGATGCGATTCTGTTGTGGTTTAACATGTACATtgggtgttatgggaagtgttcctggttctggttgacctaattaatgcagcctaacaatcatTTGACAGATTTTGTAGAAATTGTAGAAATGTGATAGTGTGCTATGTGTATATCAGGTTAAAGAGTTCTGTCTTTAATCTAGAGTGTGTCTGAAGCCCTACTCGTCCCATGTCTTTGTGCCCGCAACGTCAATTTATTCGACCATCGTGAATGCACAGGCACGTGGCTACATGATGAGACCTGTGCAATGGCTGCTAGTCTCCACAGGGAGACACCTGTGGCTCAACCTCACGGGCATCAAAGAGAGGGACCGAGCATTCCTCCTTGATGCCGTTAATGACCGTTAATACGGTCGTCACTATGTTCCAGGAGGCAAAGTGCAATGAAGAGGCATTTGTGAGGTTTTTCCCCTGCTGTGCTAAAGCTTAGGGACTGTCGGCCACCTAGTCCCGACCAGGTCTGGCCTCGCTGAGGCGTGAAACCCAGAAGGAGAATGTGGCGAGTCGTGCACGTCCTCGCCAAGACTGGGGAACAGCTCGCCGCACTCCACAGACCGCCTTTAACCCTTTAGCGCGTACGATCACAcccgtgtgatttgtcttggctggtccctgaagcgtacgatcacaccggtgtgattcgaacattcgccgcatcacgtcatcagctgctgaattcaaatcggttttggcgctttggctggtgctgagccagatcggacgcgctgagtgcttgtcatattatcacaactattcagtgttttcaaccatataatgcttattttaggtttcagacatttaaatacacataagtactagcaaaaccatacatttatagtttgtaaaatacacactaatgtctatggaagcggcaataatgatcctacaaatatattctgacaacatattttattgatatcatacacagataatgtaggtaactataaagttcactctcctcttctcccagcacaccaggggcctcatgtacaaagacttgcgttgaattcatactagaacatagcgtacggacaaagctgtaaatgtgcgtacgcagtaaaaaaatcagatgtatgaaacactgcgtacgcggaattccacgcatatctctttgtacatctgaattaacgtgaaattgagcgcacatgcacgagcgcaaaacccctccctgcctcctcccccgtattaatatggtaatgactccactttggcaaaaccaaacgaaaaagcaagcaagagatacttaacagaatgtgatttgaaggtgctcctcaccggtagaccggagaaaaactgttatgtgcaagtttgtaaaaaaataaaaataaaataaaaaatagagtgggagagtttagctgacgcggttaacgcagtggggtttgaacatcgcactatgaacgaattaaaaaagaaatggtccgatgtaaaggtgcaggtggagaacagcggcgacttagcctacgtttcagcgcatcagtcagagtcatagagcgcaagcagatgaacatcgttgtcttgtaacggtaaaatatcttgtttgaataagtgcaacgttgtctttatgaaataaacaatagtaggcctatgtctataaaggttcatataatgcctcaccacacggtgtgatgttgacataatgtgatttagtttgacacaaagcaaccgagtgatccttgtcagctaggtaaaatattttataagaaatttctattttgattttatggttatctgctgaatttgctgatgcttgtaaattacatgatgtaatttattaacatttcatcatattatatagcctatatagccattgagagggacatcccagtggatcgcagtgttgtttgaattagtttacataagatatatatatatatatatatatatatatatatatatatatatacacataagatatttacataccctctatatgtatattatctgtataaaagttattaatactaattaaatataaaataagaatattattgtgtgttttttttggtggtggaggggttgggggggggtgcccttttttcagtttcagcacatgcccctcaaaaggtctgtgcacggctctggtgccaccggcatttcagctgcccaatcgcccgctctacaagtgcgagaatgggcatcattgtatctgcgctcttggtcagtttgtgggttgttgaggggggttaacagccacgtctttaatggataaccgcggtctcctgatatgcagttaaataattacgctcaataaaataaaataaagtaaaacttagctgtttccgattcacgtatccaaattgttcttcagatggcgcctttatagcaatgtccgtgcagtcgatcgcttgcgcttacattaggataaccggtgatcgctgcaaattgcgctttgtttggctggtcagcatggtatggaaatcttatatacctgctagacatgcggatgatcccgtcccatacagctggcattgcacggctcaaagacgactggcttaaccccgagcgatctgccagttccctttggaaagaacaatttgccaggaaaccaagcgttatcagcacatgtaagggaacgggtaatgcgtggctcctcgctgtctccaaatttggacccaactcagcaaagagctccaagaggatagctcttggaaatctgaaacagcttataagccagtcatcatcgtgggccagaaaatcactgtgatccctaaaaacgcgttcccttcggatttggccattgacaatgtcctccaataaggccaacactgccattgccatagactaagggatgtatacatttgcaaatgcttttatatgttttaAATCACAtgattggtagaaaaatattgtctcaattaacccattttatcaattataaattaatagcaatgttttccacatgtgttggtgcgatactttgtagtgtgcaatttaaaataattgcctctaggagtcgccaagggaaataaaacaaacacacgcacaaaaaatacacgtacgccagacatggagttggcgtggatcaacgcacattctcacgttaatttcatcgttagtaaatccaaacgtgagcgtgaaatctggcgtacgcaaagtttttgtgcgtacgcagcgttgatacatgaggccccagagacttactttaatgtctttcaggAGGGGAGGATAAATTTGCATGTTGTAAATCCCGCAGCTcagattcagcgcgaacaaacatggcggcgcccatcacccggtatagattaaCTAACACGGTCATTGTAAAAGTGTttcaacttttaaatacatttacttgcacatatttcgaaatcggaatatcagatatttcataatatagtgagcatgcttgtgaatattaataataaaaaaggaaaaacgaaataaaagcgatccatgtgtcttacaatgctgttgtggctgcggtgtgtcacatgaggTACTTCCGGCGCTGTTCGTATGGCAGCCGGTGGGGTTGTGCGTCTCGgtttgtttctgctttgtttgttttaagtgttttaagtgtttgttttttattttacacttaACCCAACATGCTTTTTCTTTAAATCCGCTTGGTTTGATGTGTGTGATTGCGCGAGGATGATCAGTTCACAAAGACTTTTGTGTTTATTGATTACTTTCCTGATCGGAGTGGCGAGCACTCTGCTGGGGCAAGCTAATGCCGCAATGCTCTCCAGGGAACTTATTTTAAGCTTGCGCTCAGCTGTTGGTTCTGTGGACCCAGTGTGTGACATCCCTGTGGAATTGCGGAGAACTCACGGGACTGCTCAGTGAAGCGACGGAGCTCAATCTTTGGTGAGGACGGTTAAAAGGAAAAGGGGAAAACGTGGAGGAGTTAAGCGCAGATTGAAAGCGTATCACAGATATACCCCGTTGCCCAATATTATACTGAGTAATGTGCGCTCCCTTCGGCATAAGATGGATGAGCTGCAAGGGAATGTGGCCTTTCTTCACGAGTATAGAAACGCGCACATGGTAGTGCTAACGGAGACGTGGCTGGATGATTCGGTCACTGATGATTTTCTACGCCTCAGTGGATACTCCGGACCTGTACGGCTGGATAGAGACAAAGAGACTACGGGAAAAAAGCATGGAGGTGGAGTCTGCGTGTATAGTAAGGAGAGCTGGTGCAACAATGTGATTGTGCGGGACAAAATATGCTCCTCCGATATTGAAATGCTTGTTCTCTCCGCTCGACCCTTTTATCTACCACGTGAGTTTCCTCAACTTTATTTTCTTGTTGTTTACATTCATCCTCGTGCAAAATTGGATATAGCCTCTGATGTGCTGATGAAAGCATTGAACAAATTGGACGCTAAATCCCCAGACTCTCCTAAATTTATTTTAGGTGATTTTAATCAGTGTCATTTGGACAATGTTCTAAAAGGTTATCATCAATATGTCTCATGTGCAACTCGTGCAGACAAGATTCTGGACAGGTGTTATGGCCTGATTCAAGGTGCTTTCAAATGCGTTCCTCTGCCCCCGCTTGGATCAGCTGATCATAATATGATACTCTTGGCTTCGGCATATACGCCAGCTGTAAAGCGTGCAGAAAAGCAGAGAAAGATCTATAAGAACTGGACTGACACAAGCATTGGGGAGCTGCAAAGTTGTTTCGAGCTCACGAATTGGGACTTGTTTTTAAGTGATAGCATGGACTTAAACGGTCAGATTTCTGTGATTTCCAGTTATATTAATTTTTGTGTTGATTCGATTATACCCACTAAAAGTGTGACTGTGTTTCCAAATAACAAACCATGGGTAACTAAAGAATAATTAATAAGGAGGTTAAAAGAACAATCAGATGTGCTAAACGaaagtataaaaacaaaatagaaaataagTTTGTTCAAGGTGATATGAGGGCTGTCTGGCATGGGATTAAGAGCATGTCGGATATTAGTAGACCAAAGCAAAAAACAGTGGCAAAACAGGAAATTGATGATACTTTATTGGTCAATGACCTAAATGCATTCTTTGCACGCTTTGAGAAGCATGATACAAGTGCTGTTCTTGATGATTTTAAACAAACACTGAGTCCCTCTACTTCCTTGAATATGTACCATTTAAATGTACTGAAGCAGTTGAAAGCAACACCTGTTAATAAAGCTCCTGGTCCAGATGGCATTTGTGGGAGAACACTTAAACACTGTGCAGAGCAGCTCAGTGTTGTGTTCTGTACACTGTTTCAGGCATCTCTGGATCAAGCTGTAGTTCCCTGCTTATGGAAAACATCTAATATAATACCTATTCCTAAGCAAGAGAAGTTAAACTCCTTTAATGATTTTCGGCCCATTGCACTAACTTCCTTAGCCATGAAAGCTTTAGAGAGGGAAGTTAAGTCACAACTTATTGTAGTTACGGGTCACAAATTAGACCCCTTGCAGTTCGCCTATCGGGCTAAAAGAGGTGTGGATGATGCAAAGCTTTTCCTCCTAAACACCGTACATCAACACTTAGATGGTGGAGGTGCATTTGCTAGAATGCTTTTTGCTGATTTTTCTTCTGCATTCAACACAATGAATCCTATCATTTTAGCAAAGAAACTTGTATGTGAATTTGATGTGAGTCACAGTTTGGTTTTATGGATCTTAGACTTTTTAACATGTAGGCAGCAG
Proteins encoded in this region:
- the LOC141334038 gene encoding tripartite motif-containing protein 16-like, encoding MSEARFSQDEFICSVCLDLLKNPVTISCGHSYCKSCITGHWDQEDQMRVYSCPQCRQTFSPRPALGKNTILAEIVEKLKKTKLHADCYAGPGDVQCDVCTGGKYKAVKSCLVCLNSYCQNHLEQHENFFKGKKHNLTEATGRLQEMICREHDKQLEMYCITDQQCICVLCMKYEHKDHNTASAAAQRTEKQMQVKEMQRRFQQRIQQREKDLQQLRQSLESHKHCAQKAVKDSERIFTELIDSIEKRRSDVIQQIRNQDKAAISRAKERLARLKQDINDLRRRNTELEQLSQTQDHIHFLQSFRSLSAAPESTDVNDNPLISLFPFDVLRESVSQLRDKLEDFCKEEFKKISDRGTFTSVVPRTRNDFLQYSHQLTLDTKTLNKFLRLSERNRVIEYIVTEQPYPDHPGRFDYYRQVLCRESVCGRCYWEIEWSGYVDISVSYKSISRKGRDDENWFGHNDQSWSLFCSPSSYSFRHNNIKTDLPVKPISSRIGVYVDHSAGTLSFYSVSDTMSLIHTVQTTFTQPLYPGFRVDYYESSVKLC